TAAATGTCCATTTTAAGATTTGGATTTTATACCACTTTCCATTGCAATGGGATTAGGATTAGCAGCAGCATCTGGATTGCTTATGATATATATTTCAAGCCTGACAATTATTATTGGAGAAGTAAAATCTTGGTTtagaagataaattaatatttagctTCAACTTTATTAGTATTGGTGGTGGCAATATTGTGAGTTATAATTTCTGTAATGTGGCATCATAACGGAAAAATCAGATAAAATGCTATGCATCTTTTTCCATTATTTCTTCCTTGCAAATCTgctgttttagaattttgatttgatattcTCTCTCAGGTTGCTTCTGTTGATCCTCCTCCAACTGAGGAACATGTACAAGAGGAAGGAGATGATTGTGACCATGACTTTATCTTGAAAGATGATATTGGTTATGTTTGCTGCATTTGTGGGGTCATTCAGAGAAAAATTGAGACCATAATTGAGTACCAATATGCAAAGGTACAAATGTATACAATTATTCTTTCTAATATTTCGATATATAAACCAATGAGTTCTTCCTTAAGACCATGTAGTAttcatgttttgttttatttttttatttgtttttccaaATTCTATGGTATTTATAGCAAAATCTTATGAAAAAATTGAACCAGTTTAATGCAGGCTAATATGTTTTGTTAGCTAAACATACTCAAATGATAttttgaataaccaagtggttCTTTCCATATagttttgtttgatgtaggttatttAGGTAAAAAGACGGGTTtacatatataatgataataattaaatagagGGTAATTTTGTCGATGCTTTTATGAGTAGATTGTTGACGTGTAAGCAGGTTATTCCAGACAAATATTTCTGGAATAAATCTGTttcattcaaaaaagaaaattttctcaaattacccaccatcaaacaaggcctatgTTTtgtaatgcttaatttttatttttatgttcttGGTAGATATACCAGCTTCTTTTTCCGTGCATTTAGAAGTTCATTCATAGatttattgtttgtttcatttttctatCCTGACATAGAGCTCAAGATCGGGACGGACTTCCAAATATGAACCCAGGACATCTAAAGAAAAGGAGTCTATTGAAACGACTCATGATGGGGTTAAATATTCAGGAAAGAATTTCATTGTTGCCGAAATGTTTGCTCACCCAAGGCACAGCAAGCAAATGAAGCCACATCAAGTCGAAGGGTTCAATTTTCTGTTGAGTAATTTAATGGCAGACGAACCTGGTGGCTGTATCATGGCTCACGCTCCAGGATCCGGAAAAACTTTCATGATAATCAGCTTCATACAAAGCTTCATGGCTAAATATCCTCTTGCTCGACCATTAGTCATACTTCCCAAAGGCATCTTAACAACATGGAAAAAAGAATTCCAAAGATGGCAAATTGAAGATCTTCCACTTTTCGACTTCTATTCTGTAAAAGCAGATTCAAGAACTCAGCAGCTTGAAGTCTTAAAACAATGGGCTAGCGTGAAAAGCATTCTATTTCTAGGGTATAAACAGTTTTCCACCATTGTAACCGACGACGAAAGAAACAAAGTGGCCGCCGCTTGTCAGGAGATATTACTAACTTACCCTTCAATCCTCATCTTGGACGAGGGACATACTCCGAGAAATGAGAACACTGACGTTCTAAATTCGCTTCGAAAGATCCAAACGCCTAGAAAGGTAGTACTTTCGGGCACACTGTATCAGAACCACGTGAAGGAAGTTTTCAATATATTCGATCTTGTCCGTCCAAAGTTCTTGAAAACCGAAACTTCCAGATCCATCATCCGTCGGATATTGAGTCGAGTCCCAAGCGTCAGACGTCACGTGAAAGCCAAGGGTTTGGAAAGCGTCTTCTTCGAATCGGTTGAGCTCGCGCTTCAGAAAGACGAAAACTTTAAGAGGAAGACAACCGTCATACAGGACCTACGCGAAATGACGAGGAACGTTCTTCATTACTATAGGGGAGATTTTCTAGACGAATTACCCGGGCTTATTGATTTCACGGTCTTTCTTCATCTAACTCCTTCTCAGAAGCTCGAACTCGAAGACGTGAGGAATTTAGTTAGGAGATTTACGATTAGTTCGCATGGGAGTGCTCTTTACGTCCACCCGAAGCTGAAAACCCTTTTGAAGAGTTCGTCTAACCGAGAACAGAATATCGACGATGTCAGAGTGGATCAATTGCTGGAGAAGATTGATTTACGAGAAGGTGTGAAGGCTAAGTTTTTCCTGAATTTAATCTCGTTATGTGAATCAGCCAACGAGAAACTGCTAGTCTTCAGCCAATATCTTCCCCCTTTAAAATGTCTGGAACGTTTAGCGGTTAAAGAGAAAGGTTGGAGCATGGGGAAAGAATTATTTGTTATAACAGGGGACTCGAGTACCGAAAATCGAGAATGGTCGATGGACTGCTTTAATAATTCGCCAGACGCAAGAGTTTTTTTCGGTTCAATCAAGGCTTGTGGGGAAGGAATTTCATTGGTGGGGGCTTCTCGAATACTTATATTGGATGTTCATTTGAATCCTTCAGTTACTAGGCAAGCAATTGGGCGCGCTTTTAGGCCCGGGCAAGAGAAGAAGGTTTATGTTTACAGATTGGTAGCGGCTGAGTCTCCGGAAGAGGAGGATCACATGACATGTTTTATGAAGGAATCAATTGCGAAAATGTGGTTCGAGTGGAATGAGTACGGCGGTAAACAGGAGTTTGCGATGGAGACTGTGGACATAACGAACTGTGGCGATCAGTTTCTTGAATCTCCTAAGTTGATGGAAGATATTAAATCTCTGTATAGAAGGTTGGttggttatttattttatttttcagtattaaacaaaatttgattattttattttttttgttttttcaggTGAAGATGTTCTAAGGAAGGGATGAAGGAACTATCCTTTCTGATTAGGGTAGTTATTTTGAAAGGCAAATATGGGTTAGAACTTAAAACttgtcaatattattattaataatgtgaTAGCAATTCAAACTTTTTTTGATTTTATCAAATAGAGTTTGTATATGCTTTAAATAGGATGGATTCCTgaatttattttgatacatgGTAGTAGTTGCTTAAAAGAGTCTCATAAGGCTGATATATGAAATctaattttgagttttttatgttattttggtgaagtttattttttgattttatacTATTTTGGTAGATATTTACTTGATGTCATATTTTGCATatgtacattatttattttcattggaAATGTATCTTTGCTCGTGAATCAATCAAATAGTTATGAGTATTTGATCAAAACGATATATGATCGAATAgatttttgatataataaaCCAATAGATTAGGGTTGCATATATGATGAAATATATTAGTTAGAGTTATGTACaatttttgttatattgttattttttacttGGTTTTGTatgattaaattgttttaaattaatttaaaatatgttagaatataagttATTAGATGTATCTGATCAgatatttaaacaattattaaattatataaaaatctattaaatttgATCCATAGTCAATCTCTATAAACGGACAATGAGTCTTGTCTAAGTAAACAAAATTTTGAGATTCGATTTTTACTAAAAATCATGTTATAAAAAAagcatagttttttttttaaaaaaaaaatcttgtttattttcttcttattttacCATTATTTGATACATTtcatattatatactaaaacttaacaaatgtaatacattttaaattaaactttattattttaattagttttttataatatatatatagatagatataggTTAACTAACTTTTGGTTATTCATACTATATAGTCAAAAACAAGAACAAACATCCATATTATTtcacaaaattatcaaaaaaaaaatttgtagtAATTGACGAAAGTTATTTCGGCTTCACTACTTCTTCCGACTTCAATTGctgaaaaaaaattaacgaGTAAAGTCTTATGAACGAGTATAACTTTGTTTATACAAGTAATTCTTGTTtgtgttatataaaaaaaattaagaaaacttTCACTAATGTTTAATCACCTTAATATCTATATCTAAGTAGATTAGTGAAACCATtctaccaaaaaaatatataaaatggactttttgaatatttagttaaacttttattttcatattttttaattacaaagAAATACAgttgtaaattaaatttaaattttaaaattatttagtaacaattgaataaattaaacttgtaaatagtataatatcttatttaataaaaaaaattgtttgatatatccatgtaaataatattttgtaattcatataattcttaatataattacaaaaattcctatttaataataaaaaaagcaaaatacatatataggtttagtcaataaatttaaatttacaaaatcaatTCAACCAAATCTATATTACATTTACTAAATTCTATATTCAGtccataaaatatttattcaactaAATCTCATCTACTTTTAAGAAGAAAACAAATCttaaaaattagaattcaatattttcttttttttcttcttctcaaattctaataataattattttttcttcaatatgTATAAACCCAATGacctatttaaattaattaatttcaatttctttACTATTATTCTTATActtatttactttaaaatattgtctcatataaaaaataaaaactatttaaatagattaataaaatgtttttttttagacattaattttgtaataaaataacttttttctattttttttattatgttaaattTTCCTTACATGATAATATTCctatttattatatacttatttctaaaaaaatatttaaaaataattcaactcTTTGAAAATTGGATCAGTTTTGTAGACcgtattcattattattttcaaatatccaACTGTCCAAATAAATTATCCATACAAgaaaaaaatcccaaaaattaaaataaagaaatatttaatattatcccaataataaaaataataaagaggaccacaaaacaattatatcatattctactttctctctctaacctTCATCACTTTCTCTTCCATGGATCCATCGATCACAGATCCAGGTATCATCGTTTGGAGTCAGCCGGAGCCGCCGGCGACTTACATGGAACCGATCGGAAACCTAGTTCTTCCTCCTTCCTACGCCGGCACTACCGATCATACTCCCTATCCCGAGGTAAATCTTAGTACTGTTTAAGTTGTTCTTCCTCTGGAGTCTGAATTTCGTTTAACTGTTTGATTCTATATGAAATTTGTATACGCAGATGATAACAGCTGCAATTGCTGCTTTAGGAGAACCAGAAGGATCTAGTCGTCAAGCGATAGCGAAGTATATAGAGCAAACCTACGCTAACCTACCGGATAATAACGCGGTTTTGCTTACTCGTTACTTGAAGCAGATGAAGCAAACTGGACAGCTTGAAATGGTTAAACATTCTTACTTATTGCCTGG
This is a stretch of genomic DNA from Impatiens glandulifera chromosome 4, dImpGla2.1, whole genome shotgun sequence. It encodes these proteins:
- the LOC124933970 gene encoding protein CHROMATIN REMODELING 35-like; translation: MMESALELVPLNYAPPISPMFQPLTPHDSNLTGHKRVRTSDISPSTFTYERRAKKNARTVSEKVIEHSDPFAVRAVVEKCETGEYGSVTKELKGLLSLNARFRNKYYALYPEVKLKYEGVDVAYYSNDIVSLENPASSSGQTNNVIDLDGDEDVVVVASPSVNNVKGQIVPLVIIDSDEEEPEPEPEPEPDRNKRLLCPFQEVALPKSEEFLMKNYLDMSYPPRSNTKKIQEKSTARPSSKKIKEKSSHVGPSIKKEDVDQNLEEEYKPISIKKKSKKDKGVYAGMEDDELEEPQENEAEKEKDKGVYVGVEDDELAEHDESESEQEDLSHIWTEMTVALECSKVASVDPPPTEEHVQEEGDDCDHDFILKDDIGYVCCICGVIQRKIETIIEYQYAKSSRSGRTSKYEPRTSKEKESIETTHDGVKYSGKNFIVAEMFAHPRHSKQMKPHQVEGFNFLLSNLMADEPGGCIMAHAPGSGKTFMIISFIQSFMAKYPLARPLVILPKGILTTWKKEFQRWQIEDLPLFDFYSVKADSRTQQLEVLKQWASVKSILFLGYKQFSTIVTDDERNKVAAACQEILLTYPSILILDEGHTPRNENTDVLNSLRKIQTPRKVVLSGTLYQNHVKEVFNIFDLVRPKFLKTETSRSIIRRILSRVPSVRRHVKAKGLESVFFESVELALQKDENFKRKTTVIQDLREMTRNVLHYYRGDFLDELPGLIDFTVFLHLTPSQKLELEDVRNLVRRFTISSHGSALYVHPKLKTLLKSSSNREQNIDDVRVDQLLEKIDLREGVKAKFFLNLISLCESANEKLLVFSQYLPPLKCLERLAVKEKGWSMGKELFVITGDSSTENREWSMDCFNNSPDARVFFGSIKACGEGISLVGASRILILDVHLNPSVTRQAIGRAFRPGQEKKVYVYRLVAAESPEEEDHMTCFMKESIAKMWFEWNEYGGKQEFAMETVDITNCGDQFLESPKLMEDIKSLYRRLVGYLFYFSVLNKI